Proteins encoded together in one Microbacterium sp. ABRD28 window:
- the gltX gene encoding glutamate--tRNA ligase, whose protein sequence is MPATPDPRTTTATGSDVRVRFCPSPTGLPHVGLVRTALFNWAYARHHGGTMVFRIEDTDAARDSEESYLQLLEALQWLRIDWDEGVEVGGPHAPYRQSQRHEIYRGVLEKLIASGAVYESFSTAEEIDARNEASGRAKQLGYDNFDRDLTEEQKAAYRAEGREPAWRLRAPDEDLTYVDLIRGEVTFPAGSFPDFVIVRAGGVPLYTFVNPVDDALMGITHVLRGEDLMPSTARQLALYRALIDAGVTTFIPRFGHMPLVLGDGTKKLSKRDPRADLFLQREKGFIPEGLLNYLALLGWSIAPDRDVFSLDELVAAFDIADVNPNPARFDQKKAESINGDHIRMLEPGDFAARIVPYLAAAGVIADPPSDEQAALLWEAAPLVQERLQLLGDVPGMLGFLFVDEPDYDADALAGLPTNATEVLVASVGALELVPAGEWTAAAVQDALARALVDELGLKPRVAYGPPRVAITGRRVSPPLFESMELLGKAESVRRLGRLVAHLGR, encoded by the coding sequence ATGCCTGCTACGCCCGATCCCCGCACCACGACCGCCACCGGTTCCGACGTCCGCGTCCGGTTCTGCCCCTCGCCGACAGGTCTGCCGCACGTCGGACTCGTGCGCACCGCCCTGTTCAACTGGGCCTACGCACGACACCACGGCGGCACCATGGTGTTCCGCATCGAGGACACCGACGCGGCACGCGACAGCGAGGAGAGCTACCTGCAGCTCCTCGAGGCGCTCCAGTGGCTGCGGATCGACTGGGACGAAGGCGTCGAGGTGGGCGGTCCCCACGCACCGTACCGTCAGTCGCAGCGGCACGAGATCTACCGCGGCGTCCTGGAGAAGCTCATCGCCTCCGGCGCGGTGTACGAGAGCTTCTCCACCGCCGAAGAGATCGACGCTCGCAACGAAGCATCCGGCCGCGCCAAGCAGCTCGGCTACGACAACTTCGACCGCGACCTCACCGAGGAGCAGAAAGCCGCCTATCGCGCCGAGGGGCGCGAGCCAGCATGGCGCCTGCGAGCGCCGGACGAGGACCTCACCTACGTCGATCTCATCCGGGGTGAGGTGACCTTCCCCGCGGGGTCGTTCCCCGACTTCGTCATCGTGCGTGCCGGCGGCGTTCCGCTCTACACCTTCGTCAACCCCGTCGACGATGCGCTCATGGGAATCACCCATGTGCTTCGCGGCGAAGACCTCATGCCGTCCACCGCCCGCCAGCTCGCCCTGTACCGCGCGCTCATTGATGCGGGGGTGACCACCTTCATCCCGCGGTTCGGCCACATGCCGCTCGTGCTGGGCGACGGGACCAAGAAGCTCTCCAAGCGCGATCCCCGCGCCGACCTCTTCCTCCAGCGCGAGAAGGGCTTCATCCCCGAGGGGCTTCTGAACTACCTCGCCCTCCTGGGCTGGTCGATCGCCCCCGACCGTGACGTGTTCAGCCTGGACGAGCTGGTCGCGGCCTTCGACATCGCCGACGTCAATCCCAACCCCGCCCGCTTCGATCAGAAGAAGGCCGAATCGATCAACGGCGATCACATCAGGATGCTCGAACCCGGCGACTTCGCCGCTCGCATCGTCCCCTACCTCGCCGCTGCGGGCGTCATCGCCGACCCGCCGTCGGATGAACAGGCGGCACTGCTGTGGGAGGCCGCTCCTCTGGTGCAGGAGCGGCTGCAGCTGCTCGGCGACGTGCCGGGTATGCTCGGCTTCCTCTTCGTCGACGAGCCGGACTACGACGCCGACGCGCTGGCCGGTCTGCCCACGAATGCCACCGAGGTGCTCGTCGCGAGTGTCGGAGCCCTCGAGCTCGTTCCCGCGGGGGAGTGGACCGCCGCGGCCGTGCAGGACGCCCTCGCGCGCGCCCTCGTCGACGAGCTTGGGCTGAAACCCCGGGTGGCCTACGGTCCGCCCCGCGTCGCGATCACCGGGCGTCGAGTCTCCCCGCCGCTGTTCGAATCGATGGAGCTCCTCGGGAAGGCCGAATCGGTGCGGCGGCTGGGCCGGCTGGTCGCCCACCTCGGGCGATGA
- a CDS encoding MFS transporter, with protein sequence MTGSPDAAGSSRSRPVTGFGDDLAAAAVIQRRTVRVLSAGQVLGGIAFGATISLGAILAGEVSGEESLSGLAAAAVTLGTAFTAVPLAALARRRGRRLSLASGMAIALVGVAGVITAVAATSFPLLLVAFLLVGAGQAANLQSRFAAADLATDATRGRDLSIVVWATTIGAVLGPNLTGPGEAVGDLLGLPALTGPYVFTVLGQSLAIVLYLTALRPDPLLTAQQLVISREASGGSAIAPRADRPWPARYAIFAIAAAHGVMVSVMAMTPVHLLHQGATLTVIGFTISLHIAGMYAVAPVFGLLADRIGRIPTILVGQAVLAAALVTASFGQDSTLWVTVGLILLGLGWSASTVAGSALLTEASSEAHRTRRQGTSDFLMSLVGAAGAILAGLVLGWIGYGGLAVAVSIAVIATSALAPLALRGGARADA encoded by the coding sequence ATGACCGGGAGTCCGGATGCCGCGGGCTCATCGCGCTCACGACCGGTGACCGGGTTCGGCGACGATCTCGCAGCGGCGGCGGTCATCCAGCGCCGGACGGTGCGGGTGCTCTCGGCCGGGCAGGTCCTCGGCGGCATCGCCTTCGGCGCGACGATCTCGCTCGGCGCGATCCTCGCCGGCGAGGTCTCGGGCGAGGAGTCGCTGTCAGGCCTCGCCGCCGCGGCCGTCACACTCGGCACGGCCTTCACCGCCGTGCCTCTCGCCGCGCTCGCGAGACGACGCGGGCGCCGGCTGTCACTGGCCTCGGGAATGGCGATCGCGCTCGTCGGCGTGGCCGGCGTGATCACCGCCGTGGCAGCGACATCGTTCCCCCTCCTGCTCGTCGCCTTCCTGCTGGTCGGTGCGGGACAGGCGGCGAACCTGCAGTCTCGCTTCGCCGCCGCCGACCTCGCCACCGACGCCACGCGCGGCCGCGATCTGTCGATCGTGGTCTGGGCGACGACGATCGGCGCGGTGCTCGGCCCGAATCTCACCGGCCCCGGCGAGGCCGTCGGTGACCTCCTCGGCCTTCCCGCCCTGACCGGGCCCTATGTCTTCACCGTTCTCGGACAGTCGCTCGCGATCGTCCTGTACCTGACGGCGCTCCGGCCCGACCCGCTCCTCACGGCGCAGCAGCTGGTGATCAGCCGAGAGGCATCGGGCGGGTCGGCCATCGCGCCGCGAGCCGACCGACCCTGGCCCGCGCGATACGCCATCTTCGCCATCGCCGCGGCGCACGGGGTGATGGTGTCCGTCATGGCGATGACGCCCGTCCACCTGCTGCACCAGGGTGCGACGTTGACGGTGATCGGCTTCACCATCAGTCTCCACATCGCCGGCATGTACGCCGTCGCGCCCGTGTTCGGTCTGCTCGCCGACCGTATCGGGCGCATCCCGACCATCCTCGTCGGTCAGGCCGTCCTCGCCGCGGCGCTCGTCACGGCCTCCTTCGGACAGGACTCGACTCTCTGGGTGACGGTCGGACTCATCCTCCTCGGCCTCGGATGGAGCGCGTCGACGGTCGCGGGGTCGGCGCTTCTCACCGAGGCGTCGTCGGAGGCGCACCGCACCAGGCGCCAGGGCACGAGCGACTTCCTGATGAGCCTCGTGGGGGCGGCCGGAGCGATCCTCGCGGGTCTGGTGCTCGGGTGGATCGGGTACGGCGGACTGGCGGTGGCGGTGTCGATCGCTGTGATCGCGACCTCGGCGCTCGCCCCCCTCGCGCTTCGCGGAGGGGCGCGGGCGGACGCCTAA
- a CDS encoding fumarylacetoacetate hydrolase family protein — MRVARFSHNDTISYGIVDDGELVVLAGDPMFAGFDTTGERVPLGAVTLLAPVIPRSKIVCVGRNYQDHAAELGNDVPAEPLLFFKPNTAVIGPGDAIVLPPQSARVDFEGELAAVIGRVTKNVPAARALDHVFGYTIGNDVTARDLQRSDGQWSRAKGFDTFCPLGPAIETEFDPTAPARLTTRRNGETVQSAPLTDMIFSVADIIAYASAAFTLLPGDVVLTGTPAGVGPIAAGDTVDVEIEGLGTLRNTARAAGEG, encoded by the coding sequence GTGAGAGTCGCCCGCTTCAGCCACAACGACACGATCAGCTACGGAATCGTCGACGACGGCGAACTCGTCGTCCTCGCCGGCGACCCGATGTTCGCCGGCTTCGACACGACCGGGGAGCGGGTGCCGCTCGGCGCGGTGACGCTGCTCGCGCCGGTCATTCCGCGCTCGAAGATCGTCTGCGTCGGTCGAAATTATCAGGATCACGCAGCCGAGCTCGGCAACGACGTGCCGGCCGAACCGCTGCTGTTCTTCAAGCCCAACACCGCCGTCATCGGCCCCGGTGATGCGATCGTGCTCCCGCCGCAGTCGGCGCGGGTGGACTTCGAAGGCGAGCTCGCGGCGGTGATCGGCCGGGTGACCAAGAACGTCCCCGCCGCGCGCGCCCTCGATCACGTGTTCGGCTACACGATCGGCAACGACGTCACGGCGCGCGACCTGCAGCGCAGCGACGGACAGTGGTCGCGTGCCAAGGGCTTCGACACGTTCTGTCCGCTCGGGCCGGCGATCGAGACCGAGTTCGACCCGACGGCGCCGGCACGTCTGACGACGCGGCGCAACGGCGAAACGGTGCAGAGCGCGCCGTTGACCGACATGATCTTCTCCGTCGCCGACATCATCGCCTACGCCTCGGCGGCGTTCACGCTGCTTCCCGGCGATGTGGTGCTGACGGGAACCCCGGCGGGGGTGGGACCGATCGCCGCCGGCGACACGGTCGACGTCGAGATCGAGGGGCTCGGAACCCTCCGAAACACCGCGCGCGCCGCCGGCGAGGGGTGA
- a CDS encoding branched-chain amino acid aminotransferase encodes MTLIDSDPDTGLAPLQFAVTKNLAAKTPAERDAILASPGFGTHFTDHMVDICWSVGGGWHRPRVQPYGPIAMDPAAAVLHYGQEIFEGIKAYRHADGSIHTFRPDQNGRRLQRSARRLALPELPVSYFIQSLREIIAVDGAWVPGGADQSLYLRPFMFAKEAFLGVRPAHKVNYYVIASPAGAYFKGGVQPVSIWLSEDYSRAGKGGTGAAKTGGNYAASLLPQSEAYENECDQVVFLDEHRNVEELGGMNIIFVFKDGRIVTPQSESILEGITRDSILQLAIDRGHHVEGRAVSIDEWREGVASGDIVEVFACGTAAVVTPIGVLKGKGFLDEQPVGELALSLREELTDIQYGRREDRHGWLLRLDG; translated from the coding sequence ATGACGCTCATCGACTCAGATCCCGATACCGGCCTCGCTCCTCTGCAGTTCGCCGTCACCAAGAATCTCGCGGCGAAGACGCCGGCCGAGCGCGACGCGATCCTGGCCAGCCCCGGCTTCGGCACCCACTTCACCGATCACATGGTCGACATCTGCTGGTCGGTGGGCGGCGGGTGGCACCGGCCCCGGGTGCAGCCGTACGGTCCGATCGCGATGGACCCCGCCGCCGCCGTCCTCCACTACGGCCAGGAGATCTTCGAGGGGATCAAGGCCTATCGGCACGCCGACGGTTCGATCCACACCTTCCGTCCCGACCAGAACGGCCGGCGCCTGCAGCGCTCGGCGCGGCGGCTCGCCCTCCCCGAGCTCCCGGTGAGCTACTTCATCCAGTCGCTGCGCGAGATCATCGCCGTGGACGGCGCATGGGTGCCCGGCGGTGCCGACCAGAGCCTGTACCTCCGGCCGTTCATGTTCGCCAAGGAGGCGTTCCTGGGCGTGCGGCCCGCCCACAAGGTCAACTACTACGTCATCGCCAGCCCCGCAGGCGCCTATTTCAAAGGCGGCGTGCAGCCGGTGTCGATCTGGCTGAGCGAGGACTACTCGCGAGCGGGCAAGGGCGGCACCGGTGCTGCCAAGACCGGGGGCAACTATGCCGCGAGTCTGCTGCCGCAATCCGAGGCCTACGAGAACGAGTGCGACCAGGTGGTGTTCCTCGACGAGCACCGCAACGTCGAGGAACTCGGCGGGATGAACATCATCTTCGTCTTCAAGGACGGGCGGATCGTCACCCCGCAGTCGGAGTCGATCCTCGAAGGGATCACGCGCGACTCGATCCTGCAGCTCGCCATCGACCGCGGTCACCACGTCGAGGGGCGCGCGGTCTCGATCGACGAATGGCGCGAGGGTGTCGCCTCCGGCGACATCGTCGAGGTCTTCGCGTGCGGCACCGCGGCCGTGGTCACACCGATCGGGGTGCTGAAGGGCAAGGGCTTCCTCGACGAGCAACCCGTGGGCGAACTCGCGCTGTCGCTCCGCGAAGAACTCACCGACATCCAGTACGGGCGGCGCGAAGACCGCCACGGGTGGCTGCTGCGGCTCGACGGCTGA
- a CDS encoding 3-isopropylmalate dehydrogenase, with amino-acid sequence MSRVVKLAVIPGDGIGPEVVAEAEKVLDAVTAGGGVTFDRTRFSLGAGRYLDTGDTLTDDDLAAIAGHDAILLGAVGGVPGDPRLKDANIERGLLLKLRFELDHYVNLRPSKTYPGSVTPLAEPGDIDFVVVREGTEGPYVGNGGAIRRGTPQEVANETSVNTAFGVERVVRYAFDLAERRSRRLTWVHKTNVLVHAGAIWQRIVREVAAEHPDVAVDYLHVDAATIFLVTNPGRFDVIVTDNLFGDILTDLAGAVTGGIGLAASGNINPAGAFPSMFEPVHGSAPDIAGQQKADPTAAILSVALMLDHLGLGTQADRVTLAVEEDIAARSGAPRTTSQIGDDIVARLQA; translated from the coding sequence ATGTCGCGTGTGGTGAAGCTGGCCGTCATCCCCGGAGACGGAATCGGCCCGGAGGTCGTGGCCGAGGCCGAGAAGGTGCTCGACGCCGTGACGGCGGGAGGTGGCGTCACCTTCGACAGGACCCGGTTCTCGCTCGGTGCCGGGCGCTACCTCGACACCGGTGACACCCTCACCGATGACGATCTCGCCGCGATCGCGGGGCACGACGCCATCCTGCTCGGCGCCGTCGGCGGAGTGCCGGGCGACCCGCGACTGAAGGACGCCAACATCGAGCGGGGCCTGCTGCTGAAGCTCCGCTTCGAGCTCGACCACTATGTGAACCTCCGGCCGTCCAAGACGTATCCCGGCTCGGTGACACCGCTGGCAGAACCCGGCGACATCGACTTCGTCGTGGTGCGCGAGGGCACCGAAGGCCCCTACGTCGGCAACGGCGGTGCGATTCGTCGGGGTACGCCTCAGGAGGTCGCCAATGAGACATCCGTCAACACCGCCTTCGGCGTGGAGCGCGTCGTCCGGTATGCCTTCGACCTCGCCGAGCGCCGCTCGCGCCGGCTGACCTGGGTGCACAAGACCAACGTGCTCGTCCACGCCGGGGCGATCTGGCAGCGCATCGTGCGCGAGGTTGCGGCGGAGCATCCGGATGTCGCCGTAGACTACCTCCACGTCGACGCGGCCACCATCTTCCTGGTCACGAACCCCGGTCGTTTCGACGTCATCGTCACCGACAACCTCTTCGGCGACATCCTGACCGACCTGGCCGGCGCCGTCACCGGTGGCATCGGCCTCGCCGCCTCCGGGAACATCAACCCCGCGGGGGCGTTCCCGTCGATGTTCGAACCCGTCCATGGGTCGGCTCCCGACATCGCCGGGCAGCAGAAGGCCGATCCGACGGCGGCGATCCTCTCGGTCGCACTGATGCTGGACCACCTGGGTCTCGGCACTCAGGCCGATCGCGTCACCCTCGCGGTCGAGGAGGACATCGCCGCTCGCAGCGGCGCCCCGCGAACGACCTCGCAGATCGGCGACGACATCGTCGCACGCCTCCAGGCGTAA
- a CDS encoding MFS transporter: MMTLTQEIELADAAGRRVGWRGWAALVVLMLPVLLVSVDNTVLSFALPAISADLAPSSTQQLWIIDAYPLVLAGLLVTMGTLGDRFGRRRMLLLGATGFATVSALAAFAPSAEWLIAARAGMGVFGAMLMPSTLSLLRSIFTDRDQRRFAIAVWASMFSAGSALGPIVGGILLEHFSWGSVFLMAVPVLIPLLILAPLLVPESRDPNPGRIDPISIALSLATMVPVVYGIKELAVYGVAGPAPLLILAGLGFGVLFVRRQLRVRNPMLDMRLFRVGTFSGALVVNLLSVVGLVGFLFFVAQHLQLVLGLTPLESGLALVPGLAAMIAAGLTVVPIAKRIAPRIVVPVALAFSVLGYLLIAAAGDDTGPGLLIGAFVALGMGIGAAETVSNELILASAPPAKAGAASAVSETAYELGAVLGTTVLGGLLTALYRSNLVLPEDVPAAVAAEAQETLAGAVEAAADLGGVAGQAVQAAAAQAFSAGVSVTALIGAGLVVLAAAVAATTLKGSRAS; the protein is encoded by the coding sequence ATGATGACACTCACACAGGAGATCGAACTCGCCGACGCCGCAGGCCGTCGGGTGGGATGGCGTGGCTGGGCGGCCCTGGTCGTCCTCATGCTCCCGGTGCTGTTGGTCTCGGTCGACAACACGGTGCTGAGCTTCGCGTTGCCCGCGATCTCCGCCGACCTCGCCCCCTCGAGCACGCAGCAGCTGTGGATCATCGACGCGTACCCCCTGGTCCTCGCGGGCCTGTTGGTCACGATGGGGACCCTCGGCGACCGATTCGGTCGGAGACGGATGCTGCTGCTCGGCGCGACCGGCTTCGCGACGGTGTCGGCCCTCGCCGCCTTCGCGCCGAGCGCCGAATGGCTGATCGCCGCCCGTGCCGGGATGGGCGTCTTCGGCGCGATGCTGATGCCGTCGACCCTCTCGCTGCTGCGCAGCATCTTCACCGATCGCGATCAGCGTCGCTTCGCGATCGCGGTATGGGCCTCGATGTTCTCGGCGGGTTCTGCGCTGGGACCGATCGTCGGCGGCATCCTCCTCGAGCACTTCTCCTGGGGATCGGTGTTCCTCATGGCCGTGCCCGTCCTCATCCCGCTCCTGATCCTCGCTCCGCTCCTGGTCCCCGAGAGTCGGGATCCGAACCCGGGACGCATCGATCCCATCAGCATCGCGCTCTCGTTGGCGACGATGGTCCCCGTCGTCTACGGCATCAAGGAACTCGCGGTGTACGGGGTGGCAGGGCCCGCCCCGTTGCTGATCCTGGCGGGGCTGGGATTCGGCGTCCTGTTCGTGCGCCGCCAGTTGCGGGTGCGCAACCCGATGCTGGATATGCGTCTGTTCCGCGTGGGAACCTTCAGCGGCGCGCTCGTGGTGAATCTCCTCAGTGTGGTGGGGCTCGTCGGCTTCCTCTTCTTCGTCGCGCAGCACCTTCAGCTCGTCCTCGGGCTCACACCACTGGAATCGGGCCTGGCGCTCGTTCCGGGGCTTGCCGCGATGATCGCGGCGGGATTGACGGTGGTGCCGATCGCCAAGCGGATCGCCCCCCGCATCGTCGTACCGGTGGCCCTGGCGTTCTCGGTGCTCGGATACCTCCTCATCGCCGCGGCGGGGGACGACACCGGTCCCGGGCTCCTCATCGGCGCGTTCGTCGCGCTCGGGATGGGCATCGGCGCGGCCGAGACCGTCTCCAACGAGCTGATCCTCGCCAGCGCGCCGCCCGCCAAGGCCGGCGCGGCCAGCGCGGTGTCCGAGACGGCGTACGAGCTCGGTGCCGTGTTGGGGACCACGGTGCTCGGGGGTCTTCTGACCGCGCTCTATCGATCGAACCTGGTACTTCCCGAGGACGTCCCGGCCGCCGTGGCCGCGGAGGCTCAGGAGACCCTCGCCGGGGCGGTGGAGGCGGCGGCGGATCTCGGAGGGGTCGCCGGGCAGGCCGTGCAGGCGGCAGCGGCGCAGGCGTTCTCCGCCGGGGTGAGCGTCACCGCGCTCATCGGGGCAGGACTGGTCGTCCTCGCCGCGGCCGTTGCGGCCACTACTCTGAAGGGATCCCGCGCCTCGTGA
- a CDS encoding TetR/AcrR family transcriptional regulator — MSRPPLAREKVLDAFEALLIDEGERGSTLDATARAAGVSKGGLLYHYASKESLEQALLERLHALVDADVAATAAAPEGPIAYFLRTSVMNDDALDRALLAVARLAQGGNAAASEALRDVRAKWADVLRPHTRDAAALDLVMLVSDGLYFNNALGGGNVPGPTPRGSAMDALVGLVERAAGT, encoded by the coding sequence ATGAGCAGACCGCCCCTCGCCCGCGAGAAGGTCCTCGATGCGTTCGAGGCGCTGCTCATCGATGAGGGCGAACGGGGGTCGACCCTCGACGCGACCGCCCGGGCCGCAGGGGTCTCCAAGGGTGGACTGCTCTATCACTACGCCTCGAAGGAGAGCCTCGAGCAGGCGCTGCTCGAGCGGCTCCACGCACTCGTCGATGCCGACGTGGCGGCGACCGCCGCAGCGCCGGAGGGGCCGATCGCCTACTTCCTGCGCACGTCTGTGATGAACGACGACGCGCTGGATCGCGCTCTGCTCGCGGTGGCGCGCCTCGCTCAGGGCGGGAACGCCGCGGCCAGCGAGGCGCTGCGCGACGTTCGCGCGAAGTGGGCCGACGTGCTGCGCCCGCACACCCGTGACGCCGCGGCGCTGGACCTGGTCATGCTCGTCAGCGACGGTCTCTACTTCAACAACGCCCTGGGCGGCGGGAACGTCCCCGGGCCGACGCCGCGCGGTAGCGCAATGGATGCCCTCGTGGGGCTCGTGGAGCGCGCCGCGGGCACCTGA